The Thermococcus sibiricus MM 739 DNA window ACTCTTCAATCTGTTAATCATAAAAATTTAAATTCACTTATACGAAGACACAAAAGGTGAAAAAATGAAAGCAAAAGATATTGCATATTCAGCTTTATTTGTAGCATTAACCGCAGTTGGAGCCCAAATCTCGATTCCAATTGGGACTGTTCCGATAACCTTTCAACTACTCTTTGTATTATTAAGTGGTCTTATTTTGGGGCCCCACTTGGGATTCTTGAGTCAATTAATATACGTATTCATGGGTGCTATTGGTCTCCCAGTGTTCGCAAGCTTCAGTGGAGGATTTGCATATATTTATGGGCCAACAGGAGGGTATCTAATGGCTTTCCCCATAGCAGCCTATCTAGCCGGTTTCTTCAGTAAAAGAGAAGAAAATATTTTAAATTACATATTGGGAACATTTTTAGCAATTTCTGTGGTTTATTTACTTGGATGGTTCAGGTTAGGCCTCTTC harbors:
- a CDS encoding biotin transporter BioY, which encodes MKAKDIAYSALFVALTAVGAQISIPIGTVPITFQLLFVLLSGLILGPHLGFLSQLIYVFMGAIGLPVFASFSGGFAYIYGPTGGYLMAFPIAAYLAGFFSKREENILNYILGTFLAISVVYLLGWFRLGLFMGGDFKKAFIVGVAPFVLIDLGKGALSILIAKRVKTAVKI